The Paenibacillus uliginis N3/975 genome has a window encoding:
- the spoIIGA gene encoding sigma-E processing peptidase SpoIIGA — translation MVVYIDLIFLANLLIDGILLALTAWMRRLKPRWWRLSLSAAAGAMYVVMMFVPELTFLFTFLIKFGLSLIMLWIAFGFVSLQSYIRNLTAFYMVNFAAAGGIIGFHYLLQNSGELFSGIWFTASGGLTFELKVGFWFTCIAFFVVIMIVKAVQTNRRQVENRESLLGQVTVCIGEKKIMCTGLLDTGNQLSDPLTRTPVMVMEASLWESYLPPAWCKKLAEGEPDKLIMEMGSTDFVWQDRLRLVPYRGVNRGAAFMLAIKPDLVQIELGGKEYVTAKVLIGFDGGTLSGEGAYRAIIHPALTEGEGRLMGSTNEVPDDTGETSAAG, via the coding sequence CTGGTTGTTTATATCGATTTGATCTTTCTAGCAAACCTGCTCATCGATGGCATATTACTGGCTCTAACCGCATGGATGCGAAGATTGAAGCCGCGATGGTGGAGGCTTTCTTTATCAGCTGCGGCAGGCGCAATGTATGTTGTGATGATGTTTGTGCCGGAACTGACGTTTTTGTTTACTTTTTTGATCAAGTTCGGGCTCTCTTTAATTATGCTGTGGATTGCCTTCGGATTTGTCAGCTTGCAAAGCTACATACGTAACCTTACGGCTTTCTATATGGTGAACTTTGCAGCAGCTGGGGGCATTATCGGTTTTCATTATTTGCTACAAAATTCGGGAGAATTATTCAGTGGAATCTGGTTTACGGCTTCGGGTGGTCTGACGTTCGAATTGAAGGTAGGTTTTTGGTTTACTTGTATTGCTTTTTTTGTAGTGATCATGATTGTCAAAGCGGTTCAGACTAACCGGCGTCAAGTGGAAAATCGGGAAAGTCTATTGGGTCAAGTCACTGTATGTATCGGAGAAAAGAAGATCATGTGTACGGGATTGCTTGATACGGGTAATCAGCTGAGCGATCCCTTGACGCGTACGCCCGTTATGGTAATGGAAGCTTCATTATGGGAATCGTATCTTCCTCCGGCCTGGTGCAAAAAGCTCGCTGAGGGGGAACCGGACAAACTTATAATGGAAATGGGGAGTACTGATTTCGTGTGGCAGGACAGGTTACGGCTCGTGCCGTACCGTGGCGTGAACAGAGGAGCAGCATTCATGTTGGCAATAAAGCCGGACTTGGTACAGATTGAGCTTGGAGGAAAGGAATATGTCACAGCAAAGGTACTTATCGGATTTGACGGCGGCACACTCTCAGGCGAAGGCGCATACCGAGCCATTATTCATCCTGCTCTGACTGAGGGGGAAGGAAGGTTAATGGGATCAACGAATGAAGTGCCTGACGACACTGGTGAAACAAGTGCTGCTGGTTAA
- the ftsZ gene encoding cell division protein FtsZ: MLEFDFEMESLAQIKVIGVGGGGSNAVNRMIENGVQGVEFITVNTDAQALHLAKSEHKLQIGDKLTRGLGAGANPEVGKKAAEESRDLIMNTLKGADMVFVTAGMGGGTGTGAAPVIAEIAKECGALTVGVVTRPFTFEGRKRSSHAELGIEALKEKVDTLIVIPNDRLLEIVDKKTPMLEAFREADNVLRQAVQGISDLIAVPGLINLDFADVKTIMTERGSALMGIGMATGESRAAEAARKAIMSPLLETSIEGARGVIMNITGGANLSLYEVNEAAEIVTSASDPEVNMIFGAIIEENMKEEIKVTVIATGFESKPVQQTPPQPGRRPVSQNEGQGQSQQADKSNVNLRPFGNQGGNDQLDIPTFLRNRSRNND; this comes from the coding sequence ATGTTGGAATTTGATTTTGAAATGGAGAGCTTGGCCCAGATTAAAGTAATCGGGGTAGGCGGTGGTGGTAGTAATGCAGTAAACCGCATGATTGAGAACGGCGTCCAAGGCGTCGAATTTATAACAGTGAATACGGATGCTCAAGCGCTTCATCTTGCGAAATCTGAGCATAAACTGCAGATCGGGGACAAGCTGACTCGCGGACTTGGTGCCGGTGCGAATCCTGAGGTAGGTAAGAAAGCAGCCGAGGAATCCCGTGATCTGATTATGAATACGCTAAAAGGTGCAGACATGGTATTCGTTACTGCCGGCATGGGTGGCGGAACTGGTACGGGAGCAGCTCCGGTAATCGCAGAAATCGCGAAAGAATGCGGTGCTCTGACCGTGGGTGTCGTAACCCGCCCGTTTACCTTTGAAGGCCGTAAGCGCTCTTCTCATGCAGAGCTTGGTATTGAAGCACTTAAAGAGAAGGTAGACACTCTTATTGTTATTCCAAATGATCGACTGCTTGAGATTGTGGACAAAAAGACTCCGATGCTTGAAGCTTTCCGTGAAGCGGACAATGTTCTTCGGCAAGCGGTTCAGGGTATCTCTGATCTGATCGCGGTACCAGGCCTAATCAACCTTGACTTTGCCGATGTTAAGACCATTATGACCGAGCGCGGTTCGGCCCTAATGGGTATTGGTATGGCTACCGGTGAAAGCCGTGCGGCAGAAGCTGCCCGCAAAGCGATCATGAGTCCTCTCCTCGAAACTTCGATAGAGGGTGCTCGTGGGGTTATTATGAATATTACAGGCGGGGCGAATTTGTCCCTTTATGAAGTAAATGAAGCTGCGGAAATTGTAACTTCTGCATCTGACCCGGAAGTAAATATGATCTTCGGTGCGATTATCGAAGAGAATATGAAGGAAGAGATCAAGGTTACGGTTATTGCAACGGGCTTCGAAAGCAAGCCAGTACAGCAAACGCCACCGCAGCCTGGACGCCGACCTGTTTCGCAAAATGAAGGTCAAGGACAATCACAGCAAGCTGATAAGAGCAATGTGAACCTGAGACCTTTTGGAAATCAGGGTGGCAATGATCAGTTGGATATTCCGACATTCCTTCGCAATCGTTCCCGCAACAACGACTGA
- the ftsA gene encoding cell division protein FtsA: protein MSNNDIIVSLDIGTSKVRAIIGEINNGTFNIIGVGSADSEGIRKGAIVDIDQTVQSIRSAVDHAERMVEIQISEVYVGISGNHIGLQTSHGVVAVSNEDREIGEEDIDRVLKAAEVVALPPDREIIDVVAKQFVVDGLEGISDPRGMIGVRLEVEATIITGAKTAIHNLLRCVEKSGLKVKDLVLIPLGAGQLALSKDEKTMGSVLVDIGAGSTTLTVFEGGSISATSTLPIGGDFVTNDIAYGLRTLTDQAEKVKLKYGCALMDNAAPEVMFKVTRIGSNVDKEFTQEDLAAIIEPRVQEIFQLVRQEIKRLGYNELPGGYILTGGTMSMPGVLEVAQAELATSVRIAVPDFIGVRDPGYCSGVGILHNAIRNIRVRASSGGNSSSNNKKPVNRAKQNPAAATQENSSQKPGFIERLKNMFSEFI, encoded by the coding sequence TTGAGCAACAATGACATCATTGTTAGTTTGGACATCGGTACATCCAAAGTTCGTGCTATTATTGGGGAAATTAATAATGGAACCTTTAATATTATTGGAGTTGGATCTGCCGACTCGGAGGGAATTCGAAAAGGTGCAATTGTAGATATCGATCAGACCGTACAATCCATTCGCAGTGCTGTTGACCATGCGGAGCGTATGGTCGAAATTCAAATATCCGAAGTGTACGTCGGCATTTCAGGGAATCATATTGGACTTCAAACAAGCCACGGCGTTGTGGCAGTATCGAACGAGGATCGTGAAATTGGTGAGGAGGACATCGACCGAGTGCTGAAAGCAGCCGAAGTTGTTGCATTGCCTCCTGACCGTGAGATCATTGATGTTGTAGCTAAACAGTTTGTAGTAGATGGTCTGGAAGGAATTTCAGATCCCCGCGGTATGATTGGTGTTCGCCTTGAAGTAGAAGCGACAATTATTACAGGTGCTAAAACGGCCATACATAATCTTTTGCGCTGTGTGGAAAAGTCTGGCCTGAAAGTTAAAGACCTTGTACTGATTCCGCTGGGCGCGGGGCAGCTTGCGCTTTCCAAAGACGAGAAAACGATGGGCTCTGTCCTGGTTGATATCGGAGCAGGATCGACAACCCTTACCGTATTCGAAGGAGGAAGCATATCAGCAACGTCAACATTGCCTATTGGCGGAGACTTTGTAACGAATGATATTGCCTACGGTCTTCGGACGTTGACGGATCAAGCTGAGAAGGTAAAGCTGAAGTACGGTTGCGCGTTAATGGATAACGCTGCACCGGAAGTTATGTTTAAAGTGACTCGGATCGGAAGCAATGTGGACAAGGAGTTCACTCAGGAGGATCTTGCAGCCATTATTGAACCCCGAGTTCAAGAAATTTTTCAATTGGTACGCCAAGAAATAAAGCGCTTGGGTTACAATGAGCTTCCCGGAGGTTATATACTTACGGGTGGCACAATGTCCATGCCCGGAGTGCTAGAGGTGGCACAGGCCGAACTGGCGACTTCCGTCCGGATAGCGGTTCCCGATTTCATCGGTGTACGTGACCCTGGATACTGCAGCGGAGTCGGAATTCTTCACAATGCGATCCGGAACATCCGGGTACGCGCGAGTAGTGGAGGAAACAGTAGCAGTAACAACAAGAAACCGGTGAACCGCGCGAAGCAAAATCCTGCCGCAGCAACTCAGGAAAACAGCAGCCAGAAACCGGGATTTATCGAACGTTTGAAAAATATGTTCAGCGAGTTTATATAG
- a CDS encoding cell division protein FtsQ/DivIB — protein sequence MPKTQIPVLKEDRPKPKTGRKIIFILMLLFLALLAVLFFRSPVSKVTEIHFTGNTFNTDKQLMEKSELAIGMQFFSVDADKVKERVTSLGTIETAEVDKKFPGVVNVTVVEYPTVAYELAKNGSLQAILASGKSIPVSASGIAVEKPILTQWDPKDPNKVKLSEVLADIPNSMTSDISEIIPSPTPSFPDRIKLYTRSKFEVITAVSLLRDKVEYLNQVIEMEQPGVITMLEADSYVPFKPENLDEEGK from the coding sequence ATGCCAAAGACTCAAATTCCTGTGCTTAAAGAGGACAGGCCTAAACCGAAAACCGGCAGAAAAATCATATTTATTTTAATGCTGCTGTTCCTGGCCCTGCTGGCCGTGCTCTTTTTTCGTTCGCCTGTCAGCAAGGTAACAGAGATTCACTTTACCGGAAATACGTTTAATACGGACAAGCAGTTGATGGAAAAAAGTGAGCTTGCGATCGGGATGCAATTTTTTAGTGTCGATGCCGACAAGGTCAAGGAGCGTGTGACTTCATTAGGGACCATTGAAACTGCTGAAGTGGATAAGAAGTTCCCCGGTGTGGTAAATGTTACTGTTGTTGAATATCCAACGGTTGCCTATGAGCTTGCTAAAAATGGCAGTCTGCAGGCTATCCTGGCCAGCGGGAAATCCATTCCTGTTTCGGCCAGTGGAATCGCCGTGGAGAAGCCTATATTAACTCAGTGGGATCCGAAAGATCCTAACAAGGTTAAATTAAGCGAGGTTTTGGCCGATATACCTAACAGTATGACTTCTGACATTTCAGAAATAATACCATCGCCAACGCCTTCTTTTCCCGACCGTATTAAACTGTATACCCGCTCAAAATTCGAAGTGATCACTGCTGTCTCCTTGCTGCGCGATAAGGTCGAATATCTGAATCAAGTGATAGAGATGGAACAGCCCGGTGTCATTACGATGCTGGAGGCGGATTCCTATGTGCCTTTTAAGCCGGAGAACCTAGATGAGGAGGGCAAATAG
- the murA gene encoding UDP-N-acetylglucosamine 1-carboxyvinyltransferase codes for MDKLVIEGGSPLSGTIRIHGAKNAALPILAASLLAEGNFRLSNVPHLLDIEVMLNILSRLGSKCKHELETVTVDTSSANSFHVPEDLMKQMRSSIFLMGPLLARFGEVTIYQPGGCAIGERKIDLHLQGLQALGAEIEESDQKIHCRASRLIGADIHLDFASVGATENIMMAAATAKGTTVLTNAAREPEIQDLQHFLNKMGANIIGAGTDTITIHGVDRLEPCDYEIIPDRIVAGTVMIAAAATRGSVTLTKCNPSHLNSLIHVLKRAGVQTSICNDIMNISCMGRPKAVERIVTSPYPSFPTDLQSQVMVLLSLADGFSVMKETVFEGRFKHVEELSRMGADISTDMNCAFIRGVQRIYGATVEATDLRAGAALVIAGLAAQGTTIVEQIHHIDRGYDRIENMFQGLGARIYRQSPVPKPLDLAN; via the coding sequence TTGGACAAATTGGTGATTGAGGGCGGAAGCCCCCTATCAGGAACCATACGTATCCATGGAGCAAAAAATGCCGCTTTACCGATTCTGGCGGCAAGCCTTCTTGCCGAAGGAAATTTCCGGCTTAGCAATGTACCACACCTGCTGGACATTGAAGTGATGCTGAACATTCTGAGCCGTCTCGGTTCAAAGTGTAAGCATGAGCTCGAGACGGTCACTGTGGATACTTCATCCGCCAATTCGTTTCATGTGCCGGAAGATTTAATGAAGCAGATGCGATCCTCCATCTTCTTGATGGGTCCTCTGCTGGCCCGATTCGGTGAAGTGACGATTTATCAGCCTGGAGGTTGCGCGATCGGCGAACGGAAAATCGATCTTCATCTCCAGGGACTTCAGGCATTGGGTGCCGAAATCGAGGAAAGTGATCAAAAGATTCACTGTAGAGCCAGTCGCTTAATTGGGGCGGACATTCACCTGGACTTTGCCAGTGTGGGTGCAACCGAGAATATTATGATGGCTGCTGCGACAGCGAAGGGAACAACCGTCCTGACGAATGCGGCACGGGAGCCGGAAATTCAGGACCTGCAGCACTTTTTAAACAAGATGGGCGCCAATATTATTGGAGCAGGAACGGATACGATCACAATCCACGGTGTCGATCGGCTTGAACCTTGCGATTATGAGATCATTCCTGACCGTATCGTCGCAGGTACGGTCATGATCGCGGCAGCCGCAACAAGGGGCAGCGTGACGCTCACCAAATGTAATCCGTCGCATCTGAATTCTCTTATTCACGTGCTAAAGCGCGCTGGTGTTCAAACCAGTATCTGCAATGATATAATGAATATAAGCTGTATGGGCCGTCCGAAAGCTGTAGAGCGGATCGTAACTTCGCCGTATCCGTCTTTTCCGACGGATCTGCAGTCCCAGGTTATGGTGCTGCTGTCGCTGGCTGACGGATTTAGCGTTATGAAAGAGACGGTATTTGAAGGCCGCTTCAAACATGTGGAAGAACTGTCCCGAATGGGCGCTGATATTTCTACAGACATGAACTGCGCATTTATCCGCGGAGTACAGCGAATATATGGTGCCACTGTGGAGGCTACCGACCTTCGGGCCGGTGCGGCGTTAGTCATAGCGGGGCTTGCTGCTCAAGGTACAACGATTGTAGAACAGATTCATCATATTGATCGTGGATATGACCGGATTGAGAACATGTTCCAAGGCTTGGGTGCAAGGATTTACCGCCAGTCACCCGTACCGAAGCCACTAGATTTAGCCAATTGA
- the murB gene encoding UDP-N-acetylmuramate dehydrogenase — MQQWELQLSQSNVGAIFKNEPLAKYTTWKIGGPADVLIVPETKEQLAELAAILHTHDIPWIQLGRGSNMLISDKGIRGAVIKLGQGFDEVVFDGDLVTAGGSMSFVKLSVLAGKEGLTGLEFAGGIPGSVGGAVYMNAGAHGSDVSRIFKSADIVLESGELVHFAAEDMEFDYRHSVLHDRKGIVIQSVFQLQHGDRKEISAAMASYKDRRRRTQPLQSATAGSVFRNPPGDHAARLIEAAGLKGLRIGGAEISLQHANFIENTGQATAEDVLALMKKVQETIAEKHGITLVPEVYVMGER; from the coding sequence ATGCAGCAGTGGGAACTACAGTTATCGCAATCGAACGTCGGAGCAATATTCAAGAACGAGCCACTGGCAAAATATACAACCTGGAAAATCGGTGGGCCTGCCGATGTTCTGATTGTCCCGGAAACGAAGGAACAATTGGCAGAACTGGCCGCCATTCTCCACACCCACGATATCCCGTGGATACAGCTCGGACGTGGATCCAATATGCTTATATCGGATAAAGGTATACGCGGAGCCGTCATAAAGCTGGGACAGGGATTTGACGAGGTAGTCTTTGACGGTGACTTGGTAACTGCCGGAGGCAGCATGTCATTCGTTAAACTTAGCGTTCTGGCCGGTAAAGAGGGGTTGACCGGTCTGGAGTTTGCTGGAGGTATACCTGGGTCAGTCGGAGGGGCTGTTTATATGAACGCCGGTGCCCACGGGTCTGATGTGTCACGCATATTTAAGTCCGCTGACATTGTACTGGAGTCAGGTGAATTGGTTCACTTTGCTGCGGAAGATATGGAGTTTGATTATCGGCATTCCGTCCTGCATGACAGGAAAGGAATCGTAATTCAGTCGGTGTTTCAGCTCCAGCACGGCGACCGCAAGGAAATCTCGGCGGCCATGGCGTCCTATAAGGACCGCCGGCGGCGTACCCAGCCGCTACAATCCGCAACAGCCGGCAGTGTATTCCGAAATCCGCCTGGTGATCATGCCGCACGGTTGATTGAAGCGGCGGGACTAAAGGGGCTTCGAATCGGAGGCGCCGAGATTTCCCTACAGCATGCCAATTTCATTGAAAACACCGGTCAAGCGACAGCAGAGGACGTGCTCGCCCTGATGAAGAAAGTTCAGGAGACCATCGCAGAGAAACACGGTATAACTTTGGTGCCTGAGGTCTATGTCATGGGAGAGCGGTAA
- the murG gene encoding undecaprenyldiphospho-muramoylpentapeptide beta-N-acetylglucosaminyltransferase: protein MRVVLTGGGTGGHIYPAVAIARQFEAEDPKTAFLYIGGKQGLESKLVPQESLPFESIDITGFRRKLSFDNVKTVMRFLKGVSTSKKLLADFKPDVVIGTGGYVCGPVVYAAAKLGIPTMIHEQNAIPGLTNQFLSRYASTVAVSFEGSESSFSKAKRVVYTGNPRATTVQSANRERGFASLGIPMDSRVVLVVGGSRGARAINTAMIGMAPMLTKLPNVHFVYVTGDLYFEGTREAVRSQLGTISNHLHIVPYVHNMPEVLASTSLIVNRAGASFLAETTSLGIPSVLIPSPNVTNNHQEANARQLEDAGASRMILEKDLTAEILFARIEEIMGNQGTQHSMSEASRRLGKPDSAAVIVEEIRRLINNR, encoded by the coding sequence ATGCGTGTCGTATTAACCGGCGGTGGTACGGGGGGCCATATTTACCCCGCCGTCGCTATTGCCAGACAATTTGAAGCGGAGGACCCAAAAACCGCTTTTTTATATATTGGAGGTAAGCAGGGCTTGGAAAGCAAGCTTGTTCCCCAAGAGAGTCTTCCGTTCGAGAGCATCGATATTACTGGTTTCCGCCGGAAGCTGTCCTTTGATAATGTGAAGACCGTAATGCGCTTTTTAAAAGGAGTGTCAACAAGCAAAAAATTGCTTGCTGATTTTAAACCGGATGTGGTAATCGGCACCGGCGGCTATGTGTGCGGACCGGTCGTTTATGCGGCTGCGAAGCTTGGCATTCCGACGATGATTCACGAGCAGAATGCCATACCCGGTCTGACGAATCAGTTTCTGAGTCGCTACGCTTCTACCGTTGCCGTTAGTTTTGAAGGATCGGAAAGCTCATTTTCCAAAGCCAAAAGAGTCGTTTATACCGGTAATCCACGGGCAACCACGGTTCAATCGGCTAATCGTGAACGAGGATTCGCTTCGCTAGGAATACCGATGGACAGCCGTGTTGTGCTCGTTGTTGGAGGAAGCCGTGGGGCTAGGGCCATCAATACAGCGATGATCGGCATGGCGCCGATGCTGACCAAACTTCCGAACGTACATTTTGTATATGTAACCGGAGATTTGTATTTTGAGGGAACTCGTGAGGCGGTGCGCAGCCAACTGGGTACGATATCAAATCATCTCCATATTGTTCCTTATGTGCATAACATGCCGGAAGTGCTCGCCTCTACTTCACTGATTGTGAACCGGGCGGGCGCATCCTTTTTAGCGGAAACGACTTCGCTTGGAATACCTTCTGTGCTTATACCGTCCCCGAATGTGACGAATAATCACCAGGAGGCGAATGCCAGGCAGCTGGAAGATGCGGGAGCGTCCCGAATGATTTTGGAAAAAGATTTGACGGCCGAAATCCTTTTTGCCCGAATAGAAGAGATCATGGGAAATCAGGGTACGCAGCATTCCATGTCCGAAGCCTCACGTCGGCTCGGCAAGCCCGATTCAGCAGCTGTTATTGTTGAGGAAATACGCCGGTTGATCAACAACCGTTAA
- the spoVE gene encoding stage V sporulation protein E: protein MNKNRPAPDLWLLICILTLLTIGIVMVYSAGSVLAFHDYGDQFYFVKRQLLFAGLGLAAMYFTANIDFRVWKKYAKLGLLICFFMLVIVLIPGVGVVRGGARSWLGISSFGIQPSEFMKLGMILFLSKWLSREDYDITSFSKGLMPPLGLIGLAFGLIMLQPDLGTGAVMLGAALMIVFTAGVRMKHLGFLALGGVAGFIGLILTAPYRLKRITGFLDPWSDPLGTGYQIIQSLYAIGPGGLGGLGLGMSRQKYSYVPEPQTDFIFAILAEELGFIGGLIVLLLFLTLVWRGMRVAMTVNDGFGSLLAVGIIGMVAIQVVINIGVVIGLMPVTGITLPLISYGGSSLTLMLTALGILLNISRYAR, encoded by the coding sequence ATGAACAAGAATCGTCCGGCGCCTGATTTATGGCTCCTGATTTGTATTTTGACCCTGCTGACCATCGGAATTGTTATGGTGTACAGCGCGGGGTCCGTACTCGCTTTTCATGATTACGGAGATCAGTTTTATTTTGTGAAGCGGCAGCTGCTTTTTGCAGGTCTTGGTCTTGCTGCCATGTATTTTACTGCAAACATAGATTTTCGCGTGTGGAAAAAATATGCGAAACTCGGCTTATTGATTTGCTTTTTTATGCTTGTGATCGTATTGATCCCAGGTGTGGGCGTTGTTCGCGGTGGTGCGCGTAGCTGGTTGGGTATTAGCTCATTTGGCATTCAACCGTCAGAATTTATGAAGCTAGGAATGATTCTGTTCTTATCCAAGTGGCTCAGCCGTGAGGATTATGACATAACGTCCTTTTCTAAAGGATTAATGCCACCGCTTGGACTGATTGGACTGGCCTTTGGACTAATCATGCTTCAGCCGGATCTTGGAACAGGGGCCGTTATGCTGGGTGCCGCACTCATGATCGTATTTACAGCGGGTGTACGTATGAAGCATCTAGGATTCCTCGCTTTGGGCGGAGTTGCAGGTTTCATCGGTCTCATTCTGACTGCACCGTACAGGCTGAAACGGATTACCGGTTTTCTTGATCCGTGGTCTGATCCTCTTGGAACGGGTTACCAAATTATTCAATCCCTTTATGCGATTGGACCGGGTGGCCTTGGCGGCCTTGGCCTGGGAATGAGCCGTCAGAAATACAGTTACGTTCCTGAGCCCCAGACTGACTTTATTTTCGCTATCCTTGCGGAGGAACTTGGATTTATTGGTGGCTTAATTGTTCTGCTCCTGTTCCTCACACTGGTGTGGCGTGGGATGAGAGTGGCGATGACCGTAAACGACGGCTTTGGAAGTTTGCTGGCTGTCGGTATTATCGGTATGGTTGCCATACAGGTCGTTATTAACATCGGAGTTGTTATAGGGCTTATGCCAGTAACAGGTATCACGCTTCCGCTGATCAGCTATGGAGGTAGTTCCTTGACGCTGATGCTGACCGCGCTAGGCATTTTATTAAATATATCCCGTTATGCGAGGTGA
- the murD gene encoding UDP-N-acetylmuramoyl-L-alanine--D-glutamate ligase, translating into MKHPEFYRGKEVVVLGLAKSGVQVAKVMHNAGALVTVNDKKEREECPEASEIEALGISVVCGGHPEGLIHQGVSLLVKNPGIPYHVPPVLKAQELGIPVVTEVEVAYHLCSAPMIGITGSNGKTTTTTWVGKLLEAAGMSPIVAGNIGTPLCEAAQEASEHNWMVVELSSFQLKGTEEYRPRIACLLNVAETHLDYHGSMDDYVASKAKLFSNQTTEDTAVLNWDDPVCRSLVPYIKAHILPFSMNESLREGVHVVPPYLPGVEDELSRMVVYTDSKGFSHEIIPVDKIALPGQFNVANALASCAIAIAAGANISALAGPLTDFRGVEHRLEFVKDIDGVSYYNNSKATNSKATNMALTSFTRPIVLIAGGLDRGSSYEELVPSLKGRVKSVVLLGETKEKIAKAAELAGLKQIVLVDNDEDAAAALTAAVKKAAELADQGDIVLLSPACASWDMFSSYAVRGRIFKEAVHNL; encoded by the coding sequence ATGAAGCATCCAGAATTTTACCGGGGTAAGGAAGTTGTTGTCTTGGGACTGGCCAAAAGCGGAGTTCAAGTAGCCAAGGTTATGCACAATGCCGGAGCTTTGGTTACTGTTAATGATAAAAAGGAGCGAGAAGAATGTCCCGAAGCTTCGGAGATCGAAGCTTTGGGTATTTCCGTCGTATGCGGAGGACATCCTGAAGGACTCATTCATCAAGGTGTATCCCTTCTTGTGAAAAATCCTGGCATTCCATATCATGTTCCGCCAGTTCTTAAAGCGCAGGAGCTTGGGATTCCGGTTGTGACTGAAGTAGAGGTAGCCTACCATCTTTGCAGCGCGCCGATGATTGGGATTACAGGTTCAAATGGCAAGACGACCACTACTACGTGGGTCGGCAAACTGCTGGAAGCCGCAGGAATGTCGCCGATTGTGGCCGGTAACATAGGAACACCGCTGTGCGAAGCTGCTCAGGAAGCATCCGAACACAACTGGATGGTTGTTGAACTCAGCAGCTTTCAGCTGAAAGGGACGGAAGAATACCGTCCTCGTATAGCCTGTCTGCTGAATGTGGCGGAGACCCATTTGGATTACCATGGTAGTATGGATGATTATGTTGCCTCCAAGGCCAAACTGTTCAGCAATCAGACAACAGAAGATACCGCTGTACTTAATTGGGATGATCCGGTATGCCGGAGCCTCGTGCCATATATCAAAGCTCATATTTTGCCTTTTTCGATGAATGAGAGTCTTCGAGAAGGCGTGCATGTGGTTCCGCCATACTTGCCCGGTGTAGAAGATGAATTGAGCCGTATGGTCGTTTATACGGACAGCAAAGGCTTCAGCCATGAGATCATTCCAGTAGATAAAATAGCTTTGCCTGGCCAATTTAATGTCGCGAATGCACTCGCTTCGTGTGCCATCGCCATTGCCGCGGGAGCTAATATTTCCGCGCTTGCCGGTCCGCTTACGGATTTCCGGGGCGTAGAGCACCGTCTGGAATTTGTGAAGGACATCGATGGTGTCTCCTATTACAACAACTCTAAAGCAACGAACTCCAAGGCTACAAACATGGCATTGACTTCGTTTACCCGTCCGATTGTTCTTATAGCCGGGGGACTCGACAGAGGTTCTAGCTACGAAGAACTTGTGCCTTCTTTAAAAGGACGTGTCAAATCGGTAGTGCTTCTTGGCGAAACGAAGGAAAAAATAGCGAAAGCGGCAGAACTGGCCGGATTAAAGCAAATCGTCCTCGTCGATAATGATGAAGACGCCGCCGCTGCACTCACTGCCGCTGTAAAGAAAGCTGCCGAATTAGCAGACCAGGGGGACATTGTCCTTCTTTCGCCTGCTTGCGCAAGCTGGGACATGTTTTCTTCTTATGCGGTGCGTGGACGCATTTTTAAAGAGGCGGTGCATAATCTGTAA